Proteins found in one Balneola sp. genomic segment:
- a CDS encoding SDR family oxidoreductase gives MSKKILLTGASGGFGFLTAKLLTEQGHTVVGTMRSTSGKNESVAQELSSSGVHLVEMDVTNEESVNSGVQQAISKMDGLDVVINNAGVGVSGMVEHFTTEDMQRVFDVNVFGVQRVMRAVLPFLREQGQGTIIQISSCIGRITLPFYGPYIASKWALEALSENYRAELSGFGIESCIVEPGGFPTTFIDNLIQPSDTSRNESYGEFMNAPQAMGEAFMEALQNNELQRPQIVADAISSLIELPFGAKPFRTVVDHMGMGEPVEQYNQVLHQITEGVYSAFGIEGMLKVNK, from the coding sequence ATGAGCAAGAAAATTTTACTTACCGGAGCAAGTGGCGGTTTTGGATTCTTAACCGCAAAATTGCTAACAGAACAAGGACATACTGTCGTCGGAACTATGCGATCGACTTCAGGAAAGAATGAATCAGTAGCTCAAGAGCTTTCTTCCTCAGGTGTACATCTGGTTGAAATGGATGTAACTAATGAGGAGAGCGTAAACTCAGGAGTGCAACAAGCCATTTCAAAAATGGACGGCCTGGATGTAGTGATTAATAACGCTGGTGTTGGCGTCTCTGGAATGGTAGAACACTTTACCACAGAAGATATGCAGCGCGTGTTCGATGTAAATGTATTTGGTGTTCAGAGAGTTATGAGAGCTGTTCTCCCTTTCCTTCGCGAACAGGGACAGGGCACTATCATACAAATATCGAGTTGTATTGGACGAATTACCCTTCCTTTCTATGGACCCTATATAGCTTCAAAATGGGCTCTGGAAGCATTATCCGAAAATTACCGGGCCGAGCTTTCCGGATTTGGTATTGAATCATGCATTGTTGAGCCAGGCGGTTTTCCTACTACTTTCATTGATAATCTGATACAACCAAGCGATACTAGCAGAAATGAAAGCTATGGAGAATTTATGAATGCTCCCCAGGCTATGGGAGAAGCATTCATGGAAGCATTGCAGAACAATGAACTGCAACGCCCTCAAATCGTGGCCGATGCCATTTCCTCTCTTATTGAACTCCCATTCGGTGCGAAACCATTCCGTACAGTGGTAGATCATATGGGAATGGGAGAACCGGTTGAACAATACAACCAGGTACTCCATCAGATTACTGAAGGAGTCTATTCCGCTTTTGGCATAGAAGGCATGCTTAAAGTGAATAAGTAA
- a CDS encoding AraC family transcriptional regulator, which translates to MPRPIINHNSISELHEFLKLDKPTHPLVSVINVGELQHGEEQIGTRISSDMYCIALKDSNCGLDYGRNSYDFAEGVLMFTAPGQVITITRAQEPGEVEGWLLYFHPDLIRKTNLGSNIDNYSFFSYEVYEALHLSEQEEQVFLNCKDMIQTEINERIDNHSQQVLVSNIELLLNYSLRFYERQFNTRSAHNKDIVSKVESLMKDYFNQGLLLQSGPLTIQYLAEHCHLSPNYLSDLLKKETGRSAKDHINDFLINKAKNMLLGSDDSVSGIAYELGFNYPHYFSRLFKNKTGMTPNEYREVN; encoded by the coding sequence ATGCCTCGTCCCATCATTAACCACAATTCTATAAGTGAACTTCATGAATTCCTGAAGTTAGATAAACCTACTCACCCGCTAGTATCGGTAATCAATGTGGGAGAACTACAACATGGTGAAGAACAAATAGGAACCAGAATCTCCTCCGATATGTATTGCATCGCTCTGAAAGATTCTAATTGTGGATTGGATTACGGTCGTAACTCTTATGATTTTGCTGAGGGCGTATTAATGTTTACTGCTCCGGGTCAGGTAATCACAATAACCCGGGCGCAAGAACCTGGAGAGGTTGAAGGATGGCTCCTCTATTTCCATCCGGATTTAATAAGGAAAACTAATCTCGGTTCAAACATCGATAATTACTCTTTCTTCTCTTATGAGGTATATGAAGCCCTTCATTTGTCTGAACAAGAGGAGCAGGTTTTTTTGAACTGCAAGGATATGATTCAAACTGAGATTAATGAGCGTATTGATAATCATAGTCAGCAGGTATTGGTTTCCAATATTGAACTACTGCTCAATTATAGCCTAAGATTTTACGAGCGCCAGTTTAATACGCGGTCGGCTCACAACAAGGACATTGTTTCGAAAGTGGAATCCTTAATGAAGGACTATTTCAACCAGGGATTACTACTGCAATCCGGACCCCTTACTATTCAATACCTTGCTGAACACTGTCATCTCTCTCCTAATTATCTCAGTGATCTGCTTAAAAAAGAAACAGGAAGATCTGCTAAAGATCATATAAATGACTTCCTGATTAATAAAGCGAAGAATATGCTTCTTGGATCAGACGATTCGGTAAGTGGCATCGCTTATGAATTGGGATTTAACTATCCCCATTATTTCAGTCGCCTGTTCAAAAATAAAACCGGAATGACTCCCAACGAATACCGGGAAGTGAATTGA
- the gldC gene encoding gliding motility protein GldC — MHKKQIHITVELDEQHIPTNILWNADDMQGKSEAQCRAMLLSLWDSRNKDTLKLDLWTKDMTVDEMKIFFHQTLVSMADTLQRSTADERISGDMMDFCDYLAEKMEIKQ; from the coding sequence ATGCACAAGAAACAAATTCACATCACGGTAGAACTAGACGAGCAACATATTCCAACAAACATTCTCTGGAATGCCGATGACATGCAGGGAAAAAGTGAAGCCCAGTGCCGGGCGATGCTACTGTCGCTTTGGGATTCCCGGAATAAAGACACCTTAAAGCTAGACCTTTGGACCAAAGATATGACCGTGGATGAGATGAAGATATTCTTCCATCAAACACTAGTTTCTATGGCAGATACTCTTCAGCGATCAACTGCTGATGAACGCATTTCAGGAGACATGATGGATTTTTGTGATTACCTCGCTGAGAAGATGGAGATTAAACAGTAG
- the amrB gene encoding AmmeMemoRadiSam system protein B — MEELLFNSYSDPIPPVRFDIQQIPHHQNGHSLVVFYDALGYLTPDFALPMESQTMLSLLDGNRSVEDILKFSSDEVTKEQVLGYIRHLDEHGLLQSEYFNSHSELIETEYEASAIHLSNTAGISYPKNPEELSTWLDEAFNTYEQSTPVMEAKALYAPHIDPRVGLSSYVKAFSAIKNLTPKKVVILATSHYSGWYDKLYQETPFVISQKNFSLPNGETASNTSFNEVILNSFQNLSQPGVSFQDRAHRIEHSIELHLLFLNHIWSHEFEIIPILVGGLDELFYSTNSFREEQVEAFTQLLRKEYADDEDTFFLISGDLSHIGHKFGDQKPASQLFDEVKLNDERFLEIGATGSPDKLLGLMKEEYDPYRICGFPPLFTFLKTFPGLKGEILSYDLWDEREQESAVSFGSILFN; from the coding sequence ATGGAAGAATTGCTATTTAATTCTTACTCCGACCCTATCCCTCCGGTAAGATTTGATATTCAGCAAATTCCGCATCACCAGAATGGGCATTCGCTGGTTGTTTTCTATGATGCTTTAGGATATTTGACTCCTGACTTCGCTCTCCCTATGGAATCCCAAACTATGCTTTCTTTACTGGATGGCAATCGAAGTGTAGAAGATATTTTGAAATTCAGTTCCGATGAGGTAACTAAAGAACAAGTACTGGGATATATCCGCCACCTGGATGAACATGGGCTTCTTCAGTCTGAGTACTTTAACAGTCACTCCGAACTTATCGAAACCGAGTACGAAGCTTCGGCCATTCACCTCAGCAATACTGCGGGGATATCTTATCCGAAAAATCCGGAAGAACTTTCAACCTGGCTAGATGAAGCGTTCAATACTTATGAACAATCAACTCCAGTAATGGAAGCTAAAGCTCTATATGCTCCCCACATCGATCCAAGGGTTGGATTAAGTAGTTATGTAAAAGCTTTTTCAGCGATAAAAAACCTTACTCCAAAAAAAGTAGTGATTCTCGCTACCTCTCACTATTCAGGATGGTATGACAAACTCTACCAGGAGACTCCCTTTGTAATCAGCCAAAAAAACTTCTCCCTCCCCAATGGAGAAACAGCTTCCAACACTTCTTTTAATGAGGTCATTCTGAACTCGTTTCAGAATCTTTCTCAGCCAGGAGTATCATTCCAAGACCGCGCCCATCGCATAGAACACAGCATCGAACTTCACCTCCTCTTTTTAAATCATATTTGGAGTCATGAGTTTGAAATAATCCCAATTCTTGTGGGCGGACTCGATGAACTGTTCTATTCCACAAATAGCTTTAGAGAAGAACAGGTAGAAGCTTTCACTCAATTACTGAGAAAAGAATATGCCGATGATGAAGACACCTTCTTCCTGATCAGCGGAGACCTTTCACACATTGGGCATAAATTTGGCGACCAAAAGCCAGCATCACAACTATTTGATGAGGTAAAGCTTAATGATGAGCGCTTCCTCGAAATCGGAGCAACCGGAAGTCCGGATAAACTATTAGGCTTAATGAAAGAGGAATACGATCCCTATAGAATTTGTGGTTTCCCTCCCCTTTTCACCTTCCTCAAAACGTTTCCTGGTTTAAAAGGCGAGATTCTCTCTTATGATCTTTGGGATGAACGAGAACAAGAAAGTGCGGTTAGTTTTGGCTCGATTTTATTCAATTAA
- a CDS encoding sigma-70 family RNA polymerase sigma factor — MAENVCQQQVFEKIFRESAPQLRNYLYYKCGNLERANDLVQDAFAKLWEKCKSVVPDAALPFLYTVAKNLMLNLIKKDNVRFEYASNYDGETLNSEHPEFEMEMNEYKTKLESAIAALPEGQREVFLMNRIDKLTYKQIAERLEVSQKAVEKRMSKALLKLKDVLQGH, encoded by the coding sequence ATGGCTGAAAATGTGTGTCAACAGCAGGTATTCGAAAAGATCTTTAGAGAATCGGCTCCTCAATTACGCAATTACTTGTATTACAAATGCGGTAATCTGGAGCGTGCAAATGACCTGGTTCAGGATGCTTTTGCAAAACTTTGGGAGAAATGTAAATCGGTGGTACCGGATGCTGCTCTTCCCTTTTTATACACCGTTGCTAAAAACCTGATGCTCAACCTGATCAAAAAGGATAATGTGCGGTTTGAGTACGCCTCCAATTATGATGGAGAAACGCTCAACAGCGAACATCCTGAATTTGAGATGGAAATGAATGAGTACAAAACCAAACTTGAATCAGCTATTGCTGCCCTGCCTGAAGGACAAAGAGAAGTGTTCCTGATGAACAGAATTGACAAACTGACTTACAAACAAATCGCTGAACGACTGGAAGTTTCCCAAAAGGCGGTTGAAAAAAGAATGAGTAAAGCACTACTAAAATTAAAGGACGTATTACAAGGTCATTAA
- a CDS encoding alpha-L-glutamate ligase-like protein produces MLTSLFSNSKPLKENVLGINQRNVDLIFSHNQRKHYKLADDKAETKLVLEPRGLSCPITYAMISNIGGIESKWKKLRAHHSLVIKPAKGSGGGGILVLHKKEGDWYKGSSIIQEREIFSHIANIIFGVYSFGDSDRAIIEQCIQPHAFFGNIYSEGVPDVRIITVKGVPVLGMLRLPTEASDGKANLHQGGLGVGIDMETGILTHVYDGKEYSTHHPDSGNQITGLTLPHWDEIIALSKEVSRAFPLEYLGIDIVIDREMGPTVLEINVRPGLGIQMANKKGLKKEILRKIEV; encoded by the coding sequence ATGCTTACTTCACTTTTTTCGAACTCAAAGCCGTTAAAAGAGAACGTATTGGGCATCAACCAGCGAAATGTTGACCTGATATTTTCCCATAACCAGAGAAAGCATTACAAGCTTGCTGATGATAAGGCTGAAACAAAACTGGTACTAGAGCCAAGAGGCCTTTCTTGTCCTATAACCTATGCCATGATTTCCAATATTGGTGGGATAGAGTCTAAATGGAAAAAACTTAGAGCCCATCATTCGTTGGTCATAAAGCCTGCTAAAGGTAGTGGTGGTGGCGGGATACTTGTCCTTCACAAAAAAGAAGGTGACTGGTACAAAGGTTCTTCAATCATCCAAGAGCGCGAGATATTCTCGCACATCGCAAATATCATTTTTGGAGTATACTCCTTTGGTGATTCAGACAGAGCCATTATCGAACAGTGCATTCAACCTCATGCCTTCTTTGGTAACATCTACTCGGAAGGAGTACCGGATGTACGGATTATTACCGTAAAAGGAGTTCCGGTTTTAGGAATGCTCAGGTTGCCTACTGAGGCATCGGACGGGAAAGCCAATCTACATCAAGGAGGGCTTGGAGTGGGTATTGATATGGAGACAGGAATATTGACTCATGTATATGATGGCAAGGAGTACTCCACTCACCATCCGGATTCAGGGAATCAAATTACGGGCTTAACTCTCCCCCATTGGGATGAAATAATCGCACTTTCTAAAGAAGTTTCCAGGGCATTTCCTCTAGAGTATCTGGGAATAGATATAGTGATTGACAGAGAAATGGGACCAACTGTGTTGGAGATTAATGTTCGACCTGGATTAGGAATCCAAATGGCGAATAAGAAGGGGCTTAAAAAAGAAATTCTAAGAAAAATTGAAGTATAG
- a CDS encoding ankyrin repeat domain-containing protein, whose product MDFFDLIRAGNIEEIKQQVEGDQSLLNTPDSKGFSPLILACYVNQEDVVKYLLEEGVPVNGRDVMGNTALMGVAFKGNVSIAKLLLEHGADINLQNKKKETALIYAVSFAQASMAKTLLEAGADKTLVAENGNTAADYAEFKGLSELVTLLSKY is encoded by the coding sequence ATGGATTTTTTTGACTTGATTCGCGCCGGGAACATTGAGGAAATAAAGCAGCAGGTTGAAGGCGATCAATCGCTTCTCAATACTCCCGATTCCAAGGGCTTTTCCCCTCTTATTTTGGCCTGTTATGTAAATCAGGAAGATGTCGTAAAGTACCTTCTTGAAGAAGGGGTACCTGTAAATGGCAGGGATGTAATGGGTAATACCGCACTAATGGGAGTAGCATTTAAAGGAAATGTTTCTATTGCCAAACTTCTTCTGGAGCACGGTGCTGATATAAATCTCCAAAACAAAAAGAAAGAAACTGCCCTGATTTACGCCGTATCTTTTGCTCAAGCATCAATGGCTAAAACATTGCTCGAAGCCGGAGCTGATAAAACTCTTGTTGCTGAGAACGGAAATACTGCTGCTGATTACGCAGAATTCAAGGGATTATCGGAGTTGGTGACTCTTTTAAGCAAATACTAG
- the katG gene encoding catalase/peroxidase HPI yields the protein MSEHMKDGDISKCPFFNGALRETAGGGARNTEWWPNKLNLSILRQHSSLSDPMDSDFNYAEEFKKLDLEALKKDLTELMTDSQDWWPADFGHYGPLMIRMAWHSAGTYRVTDGRGGGGAGTQRFAPLNSWPDNVNLDKARLLLWPIKQKYGRQISWADLMILAGNIALESMDFKTFGFAGGREDVWEPEEDIYWGSEGEWLGSQRHTNDGELEKPLGADHMGLIYVNPEGPNGEPDPAKSAHYIRQTFARMAMNDEETVALIAGGHTFGKAHGAGLESNLGADPEGASIEEMGMGWKSSYESGIAGDTITSGLEGTWTQTPTKWSNFFFENLFGYEWELTKSPAGAWQWQPKDGAGAAEIPDAHDAEKKHAPFMLTTDLALRVDPDYERISRRFLENPDQFADAFARAWFKLTHRDMGPRVLYLGDDVPEEVLLWQDPIPAIDFELIDGEDIETLKVQILDSGLSVSELVSAAWASASTFRGSDKRGGANSGRVRLAPQKDWTVNNPTQLEKVINTLEVIQQGFNESQSGNKKVSIADLIVLGGCAGVEQAAKNAGSDISVPFTPGRTDASQEETDVESFGWLEPAADGFRNYFDPKHNTTAEEMLVDKAQLLTLSVPEMTVLVGGMRVLDTNFDGSTHGVFTNNPGTLSNDFFKNVLDLNNTWQATSDTQDVFEGRDRKTGELTWTGTRADLIFGSNSELRAIAEVYASDDAQAKFVSDFANAWDKVMNLDRFDLD from the coding sequence ATGAGCGAGCACATGAAAGATGGAGATATTAGCAAATGCCCTTTCTTTAACGGAGCACTAAGAGAAACTGCTGGTGGTGGAGCAAGAAATACCGAATGGTGGCCAAACAAATTGAACCTATCCATTCTTCGACAACATTCTTCGTTGTCAGATCCTATGGATTCCGATTTCAATTACGCTGAAGAATTCAAAAAACTCGATCTCGAAGCGTTAAAAAAGGACTTAACTGAGCTCATGACTGATTCTCAAGATTGGTGGCCAGCTGATTTCGGTCATTACGGTCCTTTGATGATAAGAATGGCATGGCATAGCGCGGGAACTTATCGAGTGACTGATGGTCGCGGAGGTGGCGGAGCAGGTACCCAACGATTTGCTCCCCTGAATAGCTGGCCTGATAATGTGAATCTGGATAAAGCCCGATTATTACTCTGGCCCATCAAACAGAAATATGGACGCCAAATTTCCTGGGCAGATCTTATGATACTCGCTGGAAATATCGCCCTCGAATCTATGGACTTTAAAACCTTTGGCTTTGCCGGAGGTCGTGAAGATGTGTGGGAGCCAGAAGAAGATATCTACTGGGGCTCGGAAGGAGAATGGTTAGGATCTCAGCGCCATACTAATGACGGCGAATTAGAAAAACCATTGGGCGCCGACCATATGGGGCTTATTTACGTAAACCCCGAAGGCCCAAATGGCGAGCCTGATCCTGCCAAGTCTGCACATTATATACGCCAAACATTTGCCCGAATGGCAATGAATGATGAAGAGACGGTAGCCCTAATAGCCGGAGGACACACTTTTGGAAAGGCACATGGCGCCGGTTTAGAATCTAATCTTGGAGCCGACCCTGAAGGCGCTAGTATTGAAGAAATGGGAATGGGCTGGAAAAGCTCTTATGAATCCGGAATAGCAGGCGATACCATTACCAGTGGACTGGAAGGAACCTGGACACAAACCCCTACCAAATGGAGTAATTTCTTTTTTGAGAACCTGTTTGGCTATGAGTGGGAGTTAACTAAAAGCCCGGCTGGCGCGTGGCAATGGCAGCCAAAGGACGGAGCTGGAGCAGCTGAAATACCGGATGCCCATGATGCTGAGAAAAAGCATGCTCCATTTATGCTTACCACAGATTTGGCATTAAGAGTTGATCCTGACTACGAAAGGATTTCCAGACGATTTCTAGAAAACCCGGATCAATTTGCAGATGCATTTGCAAGGGCATGGTTCAAATTAACACATCGTGATATGGGACCAAGAGTGCTTTATTTAGGAGACGATGTACCAGAAGAAGTACTACTTTGGCAAGACCCGATCCCTGCTATTGATTTCGAATTAATTGATGGTGAAGATATTGAAACCCTAAAAGTACAGATCCTTGATTCCGGGCTCTCTGTTTCAGAATTAGTTTCTGCGGCATGGGCCTCCGCCTCTACGTTTAGAGGATCAGATAAAAGAGGTGGTGCAAACAGTGGAAGAGTTCGATTAGCTCCACAAAAAGACTGGACGGTCAATAACCCGACTCAGCTTGAGAAAGTGATCAATACCCTGGAAGTAATCCAACAAGGCTTTAATGAGTCGCAATCTGGAAACAAAAAGGTATCCATTGCTGATCTTATTGTTCTTGGCGGATGTGCCGGTGTTGAACAGGCAGCAAAAAATGCCGGAAGTGACATTTCTGTTCCATTCACTCCCGGAAGAACGGATGCTTCACAAGAAGAAACAGATGTGGAATCATTTGGATGGTTAGAGCCGGCAGCAGATGGCTTCCGTAATTACTTCGATCCAAAACACAATACTACTGCTGAAGAAATGCTTGTTGACAAGGCACAGTTATTGACACTTTCGGTTCCTGAAATGACTGTTCTGGTTGGAGGTATGCGAGTATTAGACACTAATTTTGATGGTTCAACGCATGGTGTGTTTACCAATAATCCGGGCACTTTATCTAACGATTTCTTCAAGAACGTGCTGGATCTGAATAATACCTGGCAAGCAACTTCCGATACTCAAGATGTATTTGAAGGAAGGGATAGAAAAACAGGTGAGCTTACATGGACAGGCACACGAGCTGATCTAATTTTTGGCTCAAACTCTGAGTTAAGAGCAATAGCTGAAGTGTATGCAAGCGATGATGCACAGGCTAAATTCGTTTCAGATTTTGCAAATGCATGGGATAAAGTGATGAATCTTGATCGCTTTGACCTGGATTAA
- the nth gene encoding endonuclease III, whose amino-acid sequence MKLPRKTKQQKERALEILNELYRYYPNPVCELDHRNPFELLIATILSAQCTDVRVNMVTPKLFETYPTPELMAEAPLEELEELVRTTGFYRNKAKSLKETSKTLVEKFDGKVPQTMDELLTLRGAARKTANVVLGNAFNINHGVVVDTHVKRFANRYGLTKHKTNTDKIEKDLVALFPRESWTDLSHLIIHHGRGPCKARFSKAPDHPLCINYGTKCECQKMREEQNS is encoded by the coding sequence ATGAAACTTCCTCGCAAAACTAAACAGCAAAAAGAGCGAGCGCTCGAAATACTCAATGAGTTGTACAGATATTACCCAAATCCTGTTTGTGAGCTGGACCACCGAAATCCTTTTGAATTGCTAATAGCTACTATTCTAAGCGCCCAATGCACCGATGTACGAGTGAATATGGTGACTCCAAAATTGTTCGAGACCTATCCAACTCCCGAACTAATGGCAGAAGCTCCTTTAGAAGAACTGGAAGAATTGGTACGAACTACAGGCTTTTACAGAAACAAAGCGAAATCTCTGAAAGAAACATCTAAAACATTGGTTGAAAAATTTGATGGTAAGGTACCACAAACCATGGACGAACTTCTTACCCTAAGGGGAGCAGCCAGAAAAACGGCTAATGTTGTACTTGGTAATGCTTTCAATATAAACCACGGTGTAGTTGTAGACACCCATGTAAAAAGATTTGCCAATCGTTATGGGCTTACAAAACACAAAACCAACACGGATAAAATAGAGAAAGATCTTGTGGCTTTATTTCCGAGGGAGAGCTGGACCGATTTGTCTCATCTTATTATTCACCATGGCAGAGGCCCTTGTAAAGCGCGGTTTTCAAAGGCACCTGACCATCCACTGTGCATTAATTATGGGACAAAATGCGAGTGCCAAAAGATGAGAGAGGAGCAGAATTCCTAA
- a CDS encoding response regulator, producing MNSKSSGKKYPNTVNYTLIGICFGFLFPIVATIFDINLQGLELSFQSALEVQAGNPLHWIIDTAPFFLGSLSALAGFRKDQTVHINQGLEETVQERTKSLEEKNNELEQEIAQRIQTEKELFEAKEAAEAGARAKTQFLSTMSHEIRTPLNAVIGITGLLRDTNLNDEQRDFVKTIYKSGDNLLGIINNILDYAKIESGKFDLEEVEFSVAYLVEDVLDLVSATDIGKKIELLYDIEDHVPDYVFGDSTRIQQVLVNLTRNALKFTEEGEVLITIDLEEETGDDALSLRFKVKDTGIGIEHSKQEKLFKSFSQIDASTTRKFGGTGLGLAISKRLVDLMGGDISVESEQGVGSTFTFSIPLKKSEKEFNPFQSATLEDRNVFILDDTDTNLIILKKQCEKVGMKVTTFSDSESFISSIPKLKDFDLGIVDMHMPNKNGIQVAEEIRKMYSKLDLPLVLLSSIMDLKGEEWKALFNLSLTKPIKQTLLFHKLERVFLNQIKKEDSDEKESKKPVKIASDLKILLAEDNPINQKVAGKMLNRFGLSCDVVGNGVEAVQMCKMIAYDLVLMDMEMPEMDGVEATKMIHKIESEIPKLPIIIAMTANAMEEDRKKCLDAGMKDFLPKPVKLSDMQEVLTKWFSTE from the coding sequence ATGAATTCGAAATCATCTGGGAAAAAATATCCAAATACTGTCAACTATACTCTTATTGGAATTTGTTTTGGGTTTCTGTTCCCGATAGTAGCAACAATATTTGATATCAACTTACAAGGGTTAGAACTCTCATTTCAATCCGCTTTGGAAGTTCAAGCGGGAAACCCCTTGCATTGGATTATTGATACTGCTCCTTTTTTTCTTGGGAGTCTTTCAGCATTAGCAGGATTCAGAAAAGATCAAACTGTCCATATAAACCAGGGCCTGGAGGAAACGGTACAGGAAAGAACTAAGAGTCTGGAAGAGAAGAATAATGAGTTGGAGCAGGAGATCGCTCAACGCATTCAAACAGAGAAAGAGCTTTTTGAAGCTAAAGAAGCTGCTGAAGCAGGAGCAAGGGCGAAGACCCAGTTTCTTTCTACGATGAGCCATGAGATAAGAACTCCTCTTAACGCTGTAATAGGTATTACTGGGTTACTAAGAGATACTAACTTAAATGATGAGCAAAGAGATTTTGTAAAGACGATCTATAAAAGTGGTGATAACCTGCTTGGGATTATTAACAACATACTGGATTATGCTAAGATTGAATCAGGAAAGTTTGATCTCGAAGAAGTAGAGTTCTCAGTAGCTTATTTGGTAGAAGATGTACTCGATTTAGTTTCAGCTACTGACATAGGGAAGAAGATTGAACTTCTCTATGATATCGAGGATCATGTTCCTGATTATGTTTTTGGGGATTCTACCCGAATACAACAGGTATTGGTAAATCTTACCAGAAATGCACTAAAGTTTACTGAAGAAGGGGAGGTACTAATAACAATCGATCTTGAAGAAGAAACAGGGGATGATGCTTTAAGTTTACGTTTTAAGGTTAAGGATACAGGGATAGGTATTGAACACAGTAAACAGGAGAAGCTCTTTAAATCTTTCTCTCAAATTGATGCAAGTACCACCAGAAAATTTGGAGGAACAGGACTTGGTCTCGCTATAAGTAAGCGGCTTGTAGACTTAATGGGGGGAGATATCTCAGTAGAAAGTGAACAAGGGGTAGGTAGTACGTTTACTTTTTCAATCCCTCTGAAAAAGAGCGAAAAAGAATTCAATCCCTTTCAATCCGCTACCCTTGAAGACAGGAATGTGTTCATCCTGGATGATACAGATACGAACCTCATTATCCTTAAAAAACAGTGCGAAAAGGTGGGTATGAAGGTGACAACCTTTAGCGATAGTGAAAGCTTTATAAGTTCTATTCCAAAGTTAAAAGATTTTGATCTCGGGATTGTTGATATGCATATGCCTAATAAAAATGGGATTCAGGTAGCGGAGGAGATCAGGAAAATGTACTCAAAGCTAGATCTGCCCCTTGTACTTTTGAGTTCCATAATGGATTTAAAAGGAGAAGAGTGGAAGGCTCTTTTTAATCTATCTCTGACTAAGCCCATCAAGCAAACCCTGCTATTTCATAAACTAGAGAGAGTATTTCTAAACCAAATAAAAAAAGAAGACAGTGATGAAAAGGAATCTAAAAAACCTGTTAAGATAGCCAGTGACTTAAAAATTCTACTTGCTGAGGATAATCCTATTAACCAGAAAGTTGCCGGGAAAATGCTTAATAGATTCGGGTTGTCTTGCGATGTAGTCGGGAATGGGGTTGAAGCGGTACAAATGTGTAAAATGATTGCTTATGATCTGGTGTTAATGGATATGGAAATGCCAGAAATGGATGGGGTAGAGGCAACAAAGATGATTCATAAGATTGAGTCCGAAATTCCAAAACTTCCCATAATTATAGCGATGACCGCTAATGCTATGGAAGAAGATCGAAAAAAATGTCTGGATGCAGGGATGAAGGACTTCTTGCCAAAGCCTGTTAAATTAAGCGATATGCAAGAAGTGCTAACCAAATGGTTTAGCACGGAGTGA